In one window of Cuculus canorus isolate bCucCan1 chromosome 37, bCucCan1.pri, whole genome shotgun sequence DNA:
- the LOC128850014 gene encoding uncharacterized protein LOC128850014 — protein sequence MWLVGAHVGAQVELLHPHLESFSSGLLPIAKIPHFILDLNQLSSSEESMLSRSLFVEHRGRVVDWRTSSPRVGTVPLCGVIPIAVGYHVNLRMILSPLERRGGEVHKVHRSPLFRRKESPSSWRYSEIDEGLRRYPTFHLWFFVVVTRRESKVAYSSVTTPRTNPGWVENGFGAALRRRTRGGDRGETPQEATTFASEPKAKLSWAAPLRMEHPRLLGAVEASGSCGMTMERVGMAAAVEKLLKWAETPRHCPPDGPFPGEDGWKNLSAHLLPALRDPSAASPESLSILEAALRSPWSLLLSRVSSPNSPSLSSYGFSSPQIISVASSGLPPTSPYPPCPEDSRTRLFSQTLPSEQT from the exons ATGTGGTTGGTTGGAGCGCACGTTGGAGCTCAGGTGGAGCTTCTCCACCCACACCTCGAGTCTTTCTCCTCGGGGCTCCTCCCAATCGCCAAAATACCACATTTCATCTTGGATTTAAATCAACTTTCAAGCTCTGAAGAGTCGATGCTGTCCCGCAGCCTCTTCGTGGAGCACCGGGGCCGCGTTGTGGACTGGAGAACGTCTTCTCCTCGGGTGGGGACTGTCCCTTTGTGCGGTGTCATCCCCATCGCGGTTGGTTACCACGTCAACCTTCGAATGATCCTTTCTCCCcttgaaaggagaggaggggaagtgCACAAAGTCCATCGATCCCCACTCTTCCGTCGCAAGGAGTCTCCTTCTTCCTGGAGATACTCAGAGATTGATGAAGGGTTGCGTCGATACCCAACGTTTCACCTCTGGTTCTTTGTCGTTGTCAccagaagggaaagcaaagtCGCGTATTCCAGCGTCACCACCCCAAGGACAAATCCAGggtgggtggagaatggatttggAGCcgccctgaggagaaggactcgAGGAGGAGATAGAGGAGAAACTCCACAGGAGGCGACAACGTTTGCTTCCGAACCGAAAGCCAAACTGTCCTGGGCTGCGCCTCTGAGGATGGAGCATCCACGACTTCTTGGGGCTGTAGAAGCTTCTGGAAGCTGTGGAATGACAATGGAGAGGGTGGGAATGGCTGCGGCAGTGGAGAAGCTTCTAAAGTGGGCAGAGACACCACGGCATTGCCCACCGGACGGCCCCTTCCCTGGGGAAGATGG ctggaagaaCCTTTCCGCTCATCTTCTCCCTGCACTCCGTGATCCCTCCGCAGCTTCCCCGGAgtccctttccatactggaagctgctttaaggtctccatggagccttctcctctccagggtgagcagccccaactctcccagcctgtcctcttatgggttctccagccctcagatcatctccgtggcctcctctggactccctcCAACATCTCCGTATCCTCCCTGTCCTGAGGACTCAAGGACGCGGCtcttcag